The genomic interval TGCCTGAGAAACGGAAGAGCAGACCAGAGCTGGATAAGAGGAAGAAGGCAGAAGAAGAGGAAAAGGGGGGTGACAAGCAAAATGGGAGACAGAAAGGCTTGGCGACATATCAACAACCCTTGTGTGCGGAGTCAGAACTGGACCGATTGGCTGAGCAGAATATGGACGTTCCTGATGGGGAGCCTCCTGCTGCATCCTGCTCTTCTGAAAACTTAATCTTTGCTGATGTTTCATCATTGAAGAGCTTTGATTCACTGACAGGTTGTGGAGACATCATTGCAGATCAGGATGACGTCAGCGTTGCTGAGAGCTCAGTGTCTGCCGAGAGAGGCAGCCGAAATGCAGGAAAACGGAGCTCGTGTTTTGTCACATATCAAGGTGGGGGGGAAGAGATGGCAACTCCCGATGAGATCGATGCAGATTATTTGCAGAGCTTATGGGAATCTGAAACTAGTAATGAAGTCTGCTACATCCCCTCAGACAGGGGCTCAGAAAGCCCTTCACTCACCCCCGATGCAAATGAGCAAATGAGCTCTATCCATGCCACCTCCAACAGCAGCCCAATGGGATGCACAGAAACGGTCCTCACATCTGCGGAGCTCTTAAGCCCACAGAGTGATAGGCAAGAATCTGTACCCAACAGTGATGAGGGATACTATGACTCCACCACGCCAGGAATGGAGGAAGAGATTAGAGAACGTCCACACCAGGAAAGGCTTCCACGGGACAGCTATAGTGGTGATGccctttatgaactttttgaaccTGATGATCATCTGCTCAGCCCTGCTCTTCCCCCCAAGGATGCCCACTCATTTGTTGGTGCAGCCTTGCAGGGTGACAAGAATACAACAAATCCTCTATACACCCTGGcatccactgctctagagtcagGAACCATGGAGACGGAGGAGGAGCGTCTGAGCAAGATCCAGCATGCCCTTCTGTGTTGTGAACTTCAAAATCTCAGAAGCCCATCCAAAGATCAGCTTCTGTTCCATGTCGACTGCTTCTACGATGATTCAAGGCTTCCCACAGTCGACACCGGTAAGACCGTTTTAGGAGAAGTTATCAATCAGCACTATCCCCAATCTCCACAGAAATCCCAGGCTGTCATAAAGCCAGTTCTTACCAACAGGGGTCAGATTCAGGAGAGTCCATTATTTGCACCGCGTGCTGATTCTGGGTTTAGCTCACATGTCACTGACACAACCAGACCGCAGCCTCAATCTGAAGATCAAAGCCCCTTACTACTCGCCAGAGGCTGCAGCCAGTCCCAAGAAGAGCTGATGGTCTGTTTCTCCCAAGCGCTGGTAGATTTCACAAAGAACACACGGCTTTACCGCAACTCAACTGAGAGTCTTGATGGCTCAGAGTCAAGTTCTCCTTTTGGTCCGAGTCTGAGTGCCTTGCCCGCCATTGTCACATTCGATGTGGTGGACATGGAAAATGAGGGTGAATGTGAGCAGCAGACTGAGCTTGtcgaagaagaggaagagttggcGTCTCCTTACGAACCCTTCGAGGATGATGGATGTTACCTTCAGCAAGACGCCTTTGCAGAGTGTGACCAGCGTACTTTCGATGCCTACGAACAAAGTCTGTTGCTCAGTAACCCTTGGGGCATTGCAAGCCTTCCACGCCACCTCAGTTTGGGTCGACCTTGTCCTCCAGTCCCCGCCCCATTAGCACTCAATCGACGCAGTCGTTCTCTTGACACTGACAGTTTGGAGTTTAAGAGTGAGCTTTACACAAGCGTAACCAACTATGACTCAAAGGGGGCTGCATTTTCACAGCGTAGGACTAATGATTGTGGTGATATGCCTTTACAGAAGCAACCCTGCAGGGTTACTATTGATAGTTGGAGACGGGGCTATGGGCGGGGTTTTGATGCCAACTCTTCTAAGCAAGAACCGAAGGTGCCACATGTGAGCCAATCCACTGTAAGACCTTCACATCTCCCCCTAAAGAACAACTGCCGTAAACATAACCTCCCTGTTGCCACTAGAGTGGATGGTGAGGGGGAGATCTTGTTTGGTGGAGGCGATGCTCTTTATCCCTGCAGTTATCCCCCTGCAGGCACGCAATGGAAGAATCGACCTGTTGGAGTCACTCAAGGTGTGCCCCATCTTCGCTCCGAGCAATCCACAGACCATCGGGAAATTACCATGAAGAACAGGAGGGGGGACCTAGAGGGTAGTTTTACCCTTGCACCACCCAAATTATAAACAATTACTCccaatcaaaataaaacaataatacaaataagGAAAGTCTCGTCACCAAAGACGATGCTGGATGTTTACTGAAACTCTTGAAttgaatcacacacacacacactcaaacactcacactcacacttacactctctctcacacacacacacacactgtagttgCTGTTACTGCCGGATAAGctatgtttttcttttcttttttgtgatGTACTGTGTAGTTTTTgagctatttttatttttccgtGATTTTAAGAGTATTTGTACCTTGTGTGTTACAGCATTACTCAGCAGGTGCTGTCTATATATAGATGCCATATTGCTTTGCATTTATGTAGCCAGGTTTTGCCAATGAAATTCATCCATTTTGTTCGGATGTTTTAGATATGCTATTATtatatttgcaaaaaaaaaaaaagacaacaatgctataaattacttattttagcataagaataaaaaaaaaacgtaattagAACATTGAAACAATATCACCTTTAAATCCTGTTCAAATAGCAAACTTGGTTTGaattgataatttttttttaatacaacacTTTTGAATTTGAAAATGTGCTGTATGTTATAAGTATAAATGTTTACATCTTGGAACATTTTAAACATCTTGTTTAGCTAGTTGCATTCAATTTCTTATTTTATAtggttatttttgtttttggcaTAGCACAGACTACATTCATTGTTAAATCACATCTGCCATATTCAGTTGTATTTTGAATACCCCCACTATTTACTGAAGACTCAAGGAAATGTGTTTAGAATCTggtttattttcctttttttgctGCTAAACAGTGTGTGATTGGTCGGGAGTACATAACGTTCTATATCAACTGTATGGATATATTTGCTTATTCTCTGCATACATGCGAATCAGATCTGGCCTAAAGTCTTCAGTAATCTATGTTAAAGATCATAATCATATGATCTATGTAGTTGTTAATCAAAGGGTACTATCTTGAGTCATTTAAGACAGAATGTGAGTAAAGCCTTTAATGACGTAATTTGATTGTCCTCTGCTGTTGTACTACCGTCACAATCATCTACCCTCATCAGAATGCCAAAGCTTAGTGCACTTACCATTTTTGCCAGTGCTTATATTCAGCTTTTAAGAATTAACCAACCTTTGTTTATCCCCCGCAAAGGAATCTAGTGCTGTTCTGTAATGCTCTGTTCATTTCTTGCATTTGGTACCCCCCCAAtcagaaaagtatttttttgtgtgtgttttggtgttttttttatatatatacaaggATGTACATACAGACAAAGAATGTTAGAACATCTCAGTTAAAGTTGACATTCATTAGCCTCATATCAACATATCATATCAACATATAAACTCCATCGTACTCCTTAACACAACCTCTTTCAACAAAGGAATCAACATTGACTGAAATAAACCTTTGAGACTTCAGTACTGCAAGTTTGTGGAATGTTTTTAGTACCATCAAAAGTGCTGGTGTTTGAAACGGCAGTTGTTTTGTTAGCATGTCATTGGTCTTTTTGCATGCAGTGTCTGAAAAGAATCAGATTTTGAGCTTTTTCAGCATGCTtacacggggggggggggggggggggttatagATACAATCTCATATTGGAAGCAAAATTAACCCCATCAGCATAAAAGCATGCTTGTGCTTAACAATTATTGTGACAGTATAAAAGTTTAACTCTGTTTGACCTACCAAGACTGTAATGcctattttaatgacaaaaattAGAATATAAAGTTATGACCTATACCAAACCAAACAGTAATGTGTGACCAATCATAGGTATTTCTCATGCACTGACTTGTGCACTGTAATTCAGTTTGTTTGAAAGCAATTGCTTATGTAGAAAAAAAGTAACTAGGCTAATGCATCACAAATGTGGTGGGTGAAATAGCATTGGTCGGTGCCTTATTATTTTCTAAGCTACAAGGGATTTGCCTGATTAGCTGTGCTGATGCTTTATTTGATTGGCAGGTGGTTTCCGTTCTAAAGTCAAGGAGGCTCTAGTTGTCATGGAAACTGGTTGAAGCTGTCGTGCACGTCTTTTTGTTATGAGCTGGGGAGAAAAGAATAAATGTAGGCAATTCGTGACTGACAGCAAATGATGTGTCATATTGTCTTTCGCTGCCTTTCCGCTcgcttttcctttttttctatACATGTCAGtatgtgcattataaatataagaGAATCCGCTATCACTTTAGTATCACATCAGGGTTTGGCTCCCTCTACTGGTGAAATTGTGTGTAAACGTATCAAAGCTTAGACTACAATTAATAGAAACATTTTGTGCGGATATACTATTTAGTGAATCATTTTACACTATCAAACCGAAGGAGGacgttattattataataaaaacatatttcatgtaacttaattatttaattaaatcttACACGTGTGTCCATTTGTAAACCTTAGTATGGTATGTGTTGACAGGTCTTTGTTGACGCCACCGTTATTGTTGCCTAAATGAATTAATTACTACAAAATAGGTATAGGTATAAATTTACGCATTTAGCTAAATTTATTTAGCATTTGCCTTTACCCACAACGATTTACAAATGAGAAATAGGCTACAACAtggaattaatattaatataattatatattatataatataatatatttttttggtttttgtcaacaacaaaaaaggcaAACCAAAGTTTCCTTTCTGCTCACGATGTTAAACCCTGCATCCCAATATCCATACTATCCACCCTAAATAGTATTAAATATTACTGATGTCACGTACTATATAGGACGGATAGTATATGCCCAGTAAGATGCAGGCAAAGAGCTCTATTTTAAATTTCTAAATAGCTATATTTTCCCTATGTATTTTCCTAGGGGCGAGTCCGCCACTCCATTAGGGGGACCTCGCACCTAAAATTCAAGTGAAACAGCCAAGTAGAACTCAGAACTGCGTGTGTAGTTCTGGTGCTTAAAAGAACTTACAAAAGCTTAGTCCTGCAGGTGAGTCACAGCGTATGCACAACTGATGTAGATTTAGTTAAAAGTTGGAAAGCATTTGAAGTACACTGACTACAGTAGATGAGGTTGTCTGTTTACGTCCTCACtcagtcctgacctcaaccaatcagcatgcaGCATTCCATTGCATCACTGAAAAATCATAGACGTGAAAAATGCAAACACGGTTACTATGCAACGCAGTATTTTATTACAAAGGGGGAAAACACATTATTCAGAGTTTGTTTATTGCCCGCTCAGCACTTTGAAATGTTTTTCTCGACTCTACTGTGAGAGGAATGACTGTCGACATTATGTACGTTTGCCTGAATTTAAACAGATGGCTGGTTCACTGAACTCTGTAAGTGCACATTGTAAGAAAGTGTATTAGGCCTACACAGGATCCACACTAGTTTTGGCATAACACCAGAACTGTACAATGGCCAGATTTTAATATGACCTATTTCCACATGGTTTGCGTGTGCATGTTGATGATTCCGCATTGGCACGAAGCGGTGTGATGAGTCTCTTTCTCAGGAGAGAGTATATTACATAAGCCTTCAGTCTCGTTCTCTCGCTCCCTTAACAGCCTTGGCAATCATCCCAGATGTCATGCACACACATGGGTATTGGAGAGTTTGTATAGACAAGCTTGTACTTTCGTTATTATTGCGATTGTCTCTTTTTATTTATCATGGGAAAGAAACTTCTGGACATGGAACCATGTTCTTGGACAATACCATAACGTTATGCTAAGTTAATAACGTTACCAAGGCATTCTTTGAAGTATACCTTAGAACTATGTAAATAAACAGTCTATAAATATGGAGATCATTTACCATTATATACATTGTACTACCAACGCCCTCTTGTGTGCTGATTTACACTTAAGCAGTTTTAatagtaggcctatttatttattttgaaaacttGTAGAATCATGCAAATAAGTAGTGTATGAATATGGAGCATATCAGTGCCACTGTACTACAAAATCCCTTTTGTGTACtactttaaattttaaaagtatttgtATGCCCGATTtaacagacaaggcttaagcatAGTCCCAGGCTagatgtttgagctgttttaactgaaagcaattgcactgacatatcttaaaatatgtcagtgtcattgttttttccccctcaagATTTTTCTGATGCGCATTAAACACGTCACTTAAATGTTATAATTGATCTAAAAAGCTATTTCTtgctttaaaggggtacttcagcgctgggaagatgaatctgtatttaaactgggtcatcaatgcagtagaaatgtgaaattatttttgaatttggtgtcttctagactgagaaaagacagaaaatgtatttttgtcccatggggatgaaagactacaattcccagaatgcttcgctgccctgtgaggccattcccaacaccaccaacttcattactgtgactgagttggagaagacactacaattaaaaactgaacgtgtctgttcaatataatgagtgagtcaccgcgcgagtgtcacagccttgagcactaactgcacgagtgatgagagctgagggaatcgcgactacattcgcggcatacattcacacaggagttcagtctggcacgcgtttcagttcatgcctttgcaagcttaactttcatagaaatgaatttgagaagttaaaagacttacattgctcaccatagctccgtttaaatgatcctgtctgcaagctgagctctccctgccagctgagtgttatctcccatcccccatgcgcagatttaaaacatgcggaaatagctccctctgctggctgtagtctttagcctctgggcaaacattcctcctatgatgcaaaaatcgtcattttgcatcataggaggaatttttccagaaataaaatgcataaatctcttgtctcagggagatatgaggggggaaagcacaataatttgaatattctccagggtttctactgatacaaagccatatgctaatcgctgaagtaaccctttaagccctgTCTCTGAAACCAGgccatatatttttaatattaaaggtgggataagtgatatctggtaaccgttgttcatatttcaaatcaccgaaacaaacacgcccctacccccaaaaagggtctccGCCCTATTTTTATAGCTCcaccccacacatacgtaacccaggcaacgaatattcaatgaaaaagtcatcccttcctagcctagaaatctagacgcaccctagcggcagcaaatctaatctgcccgcgagtgtcgtctataGCAActcccttctgagctgtaatcccctaactcttgccgggccaatcacatcgtgtatagagtcggtgggcggggccataatgacgactgccaagttgcgcttgcgtgcttctagtaaacacagaaactggcgaacggcggtctttcgaattaactttgaccacgactctggaagacttggagttaagtttttctctgagaaaagaacaaagaacggcactgaagtcattcttaaaaaaggaagatgtgttcggagttttgccgaccggatacggcgaatgtttaatctatcaacaaactctgtttcaccttcgttgctctggttggttgtagcgctatcctatcgtgtgcagagggagtttgaaagacaaccgtttatcccgccccttggattgagccctgtcaatgcagtttccagaccaaacatcttgatgtggctctggcttgtcaggctaatcccttccatcacaaaaacacaaaacattttCATGAACAACTCAATACAACATGAGCCGAcggtccagctaacgacatattacaattatgacaagattaaaGTTATAGTGATCACAAAtcacaaacagttctcatgaacaactcgataacgTTAGTATACAAGttcgatagtccagctaacaacatattacaattatgaccggatgggttatatagaggaaaagaggaaacaaacaaatattagtagtatcttacctgtcggacacattttgtgagctgacgcttgaaaccttGACACACTGAGGGgttttagatgctccatacggtgtggaaatgaatgggtctttatcatcgctgaagtgagcgacaatacgatcgcaaatggacaaacaagcgaacatgacacacaagcatattcaagcaaaagccagcatatactAATTTGTTCTTGGCTAATTTCCGTCCTGTGTGacttgtgtgttttgaataatgaaaacCGAGCccctcttctcaccatagacacgccccttacctgctgattggctacaagtttgttactccactcggcccgagtcctttttctaaaacggttttgaaataacacttaccccacctttaatatagattttttttttttgagattttaggtaaaaataaataaataaataaataatatattagagATATAGTAAAAATCATTTTGTCATAATCACCATATCTCTGAAATGTCACCAGTCTGGTGCTCAAGACTTCAAAACCTCCTTTTATCTATAACtatagacatttatatattcCACATTATAAAAGCAAATATAGcatcatgttttatttataaaagtttGTGCTCTCTTCTCAGCTGATTTATTCATGACTCAAAACACATATGCCACAAAATGCAGTATTCTAAATAGCGCCATGGGAATGAGGTAAAGCTTGTGATGACTGTGTGTATAAGATGCCTAAAGGTTAAAACTTCATGGAGAGTACATATTGTCTCAAAAAGCTTTTATACTGAACACCCACTCCCTCATATGCTCCTAACCATTGAGTCCATTAGTGACATCCCAAATCACACACTGTCCTGCCTGGGTTTTAAGCTATGAATACACTCTTACGTCTGCAAAAGCTGCATCACAGAAAACCTCAGGACACAGAGAGGGAAGTTGTGATCCCCCCGAATGCTTGTTACATCATCTCTCCTGCTTCATTGCATTCATTGCATAAtgtaacaaaaatatttatatgtgaaaGTCAGCTAGAAAGATTGTACCAACAGAACAGCACAACTGGATTGGCATTCTGGGTTTCTTTCTGTCATTCTATTTTTCTGGTACAGAATTGTGAGATTAGTCCTTTATTTCAGGGTTAATTTGTCTGCCATTAATGATTAAATAGTGATGGAGATGATTATGGTATgtagtatttgaaattaaagtCCAAACATCAACAAGGAGTTTAAATGGAGCATTGACAGTGTTTCAGTAaacatttgtaatttttttaaatctttttgtgAAATCGAACACATCCATGATGTTCattttataaggacttatatattaatataattagtatTTAGTCAGATTTTGACCTCATATTGAGAGACTACATGgatttaaaatgatcaaaaaagctaaaaaaacaCGATAAAAACACGATATACTTAATATTTTGCAAacttaatgttttatatatttacacagaccatgcataacattatgaccatcatggctaatattgtgtttatcctccttttgctgccaaaactgcCCTGACCTATCGAGGTGGACTCCATTAGACCCCTGAagatgtgctgtggtatctggcaccaatacgTTAGCatcagatcctttaagtcctgtaagttgcaaggtggggcctccgtggatcagacttgtttgttcatcacatcccacagatgctcgattggattgagatctggggaatttggaggccaagtcaacacctcaaacttgctGTTGTGCTCATCAAACCATTCCTgattcatttttgttttgttgcagGGTGCATGATCCTGCTGGAAGAGGCCACAGCCAACACAGAATACCGTTtctatgaaagggtgtacatggtctacaacaatgcttaggtaggtggtatatGTCAAAGTAActtccacatggatggcaggacccaaggtttcccagcagaacattacaCAAAGAATTACACTGCCTCctgtatacactcacctaaaggattattaggaacacctgttcaatttcttattaatgcaattatctaatcaaccaatcacatagcagttgcttcaatgcatgtaggggtgtggtcctggtcaagacaatctcctgaactccaaactgaatgtcagaatgggaaagaaaggtgatttaaacaattttgagtgtgtctcatggttgttggtgccaggcgGGCcgttctgagtatttcacaatctgctcagttactgggattttcacacataaccatttctagggtttacaaagaatggtgtgaaaagggaaaaacatccagtatgcggcagtcctgtgggcaaaaatgccttgttgatgctagaggtcagaggagaatgggccgttacaaccaaggtatgcagcaaagcatttgtgaagccacaacacgcacaaccttgagacgGATGggttacaacagcagaagaccccaccgggtaccactcatctccactacaaataggaaaaagaggctacaatttgcacaaactcaccaaaattggacagttaaagacaaaagaaaaatgttgcctggtctgatgagtcttgctttctgttgagacattcagatggtagagtcagaatttggcgtaaacagaatgagaacatggatctatCAATACTTGTcatcactgtgcaggctggtaatggtggtggtgtaatggtgtgggggatgttttcttggcacactttaggccccttagcaAAGCCACGTTATCCTAATGGGCAACATGGGCTGCAGCCCAGGGCCCTGAACACCAGGGGGCCCCCAAGACAATTCTCTTTTGCTTTATAATTTtggaaaaattacattttcagatttttttggaTCGCGGTAATCCACCAGTTGGTCAACTGCCACCCTAAGAAAGACCATTGCCACCCCGTCTGCCACCTCAGCAGGCAGCTAGTGTATTTCAATGCAGTTCACTTCAATGAGATAAAGCAAGAAAACACGTCCTTCTATTATTGTGTAGTAGTCCAACAAATGACTCCTAGGAACTGCTTAGATCTGCAATGCAAATAGTTTGATCACAAATAGATGACTCTATTgcctgtttcactcatagtCCATTCGTAgtgcgtgtatatatatattaacgggttacagctttcacactgcacacggATGCGGTCCGGCAGTGCTTTCCAGGAGCAGTGCGTCTGCAGCAGCGTGTCGATCTGCACCGAGACTATTTTGTGCTGGTGGCACTGAATTAaaccctcctctgaacatgtccaaaccatctcaatctctttctaactttgtctccaaaacctCTCACATGTGCAGACTCTGATCCTGatctcattcctgatcctatacatcctcgtcactcccaaagagaacctcaacatcacAAATCCTTTTAACTGTACAGTTAGATTtcgattttgttttgttttcttgtgGCTGTGACTAGTCAAACGGTCAGGGCTGCagttgggactgttgctgattgcttaCGGCCGATGAGAAGACGTTGTTCGTCGTTCGctgttttccaccgcttctctggtgttatttttgtttttggatTGTTGCGGTTGCTTCTGGTTTGAAGGAAGTTTCGTGTTGCCCGCtgcggctgctcactggtggtctccctcgggctgaGTGGCTGAGGTTGCCGGTTAATTGGGGGCGTTTGCACTGGACCAGCATCATCAGCATcgggcatgatgttgggatgttctgcgtCTCGGCTGCGCTGCTGTTCTGTCTTGCATTGTCGGCCGTGGAACGGCCTGGACTTCTGcaccgaccccggtgtgtccacagaggTGCCCTGAAACTTGGTTTGCCTCCTGTAtagtgctgcggcgatcccctcCATCTGGTCTctgtcatgcctcgacgacGTCATCAATACACTGCCGAATTAGGAATATGTATTAACCAAGCCTGCAGcacccctctcagaaactgaagctttcgcgcctcgatcgcccccaggtGACTGGTCTCTGTATAGTCACcactctgtgttttctaatggacgcgaggcaaactaaacaataaaattacacttcaaatatttgttTCCCAAAGTtaatgtcattgtaggcagtcagtgccgccgctcccaccccGCGCATAGGACACCAAGTGCTGAGGGGGGCACCTTGAGAATTTTCTCTCAGCACCCACCCCAAATCAACAAATACCTGAACGCGATGGACACCCACATAAAGTAATGATGCGTATGGCATCAAGGCGGCCAGCGGCGgtactgaaggcagttatcatcacaatgatttcatttcaagtgttcatttttaaaagaCAGCTGACAGCTAAAAGACAAactgattgacagctgagatcgacctcttctctgagtgaagttgtcactgaggcactaacagacttttttcgggatttttgggagcagattggagctttagctttaatttctacatttccattactttttatttcacaccaacataattaattgttctgtatctgtgagagtgtggacGGGCTTTttatatcgcgactgtacttcctgctctacttcctgcgctctactgcgcaactccggtcccgaaatcgctactgtgCAGACttggtcccaagatgtcagcggcGTGCAgaccgcctgaaagcttcaaatctgctcagtggaaacggatgatgtcgagtcgtccatattttttttacggtctatctagtgctgggagaaatgtaaaacatggagtggatcCCAGTGTACTgtggagcttacagagacttccaccatcagctcttttttctgttcagaaaagcttttaactgttggctgattgtttgtattattctatatttttactttttaatataatatatatgtagtagtagtagtagtagtagtagtattgttattattatcttCAGCTCTTCCTTCTGTCTTTTcctctccaaaccatacaacattgCTGGTATCACTACAGCTCactacacctttcctttcaatCCTGCTGGTACaattttatcacacaacagacctgacacttttctccacccattccaggtgtgtgtgtgtgtatatatatatatataaaataaattataattaacacATCACTAGATTACAATCTATTGAAAGGTAAAAG from Pseudorasbora parva isolate DD20220531a chromosome 3, ASM2467924v1, whole genome shotgun sequence carries:
- the amer1 gene encoding APC membrane recruitment protein 1 produces the protein METATGTEVVGAIGGPQSDSISHDTPQPQSPPTVKIRKSTFKFFGSRKNICVLPSFFSSRGRSQRKGSSKTGVTKSQTYDGVSRACWEDLGKGSGDVASGDFEFCTSNEPQKSHEDHGKSQSLPRQRRGLRSLFSSIRRHRKNKNVESEKREALEMSSSIHAETVPGALSSVSDRSDNHGNSQGEEFVPDVPIQTTGSECELPLAATECTKDVTLVPEKRKSRPELDKRKKAEEEEKGGDKQNGRQKGLATYQQPLCAESELDRLAEQNMDVPDGEPPAASCSSENLIFADVSSLKSFDSLTGCGDIIADQDDVSVAESSVSAERGSRNAGKRSSCFVTYQGGGEEMATPDEIDADYLQSLWESETSNEVCYIPSDRGSESPSLTPDANEQMSSIHATSNSSPMGCTETVLTSAELLSPQSDRQESVPNSDEGYYDSTTPGMEEEIRERPHQERLPRDSYSGDALYELFEPDDHLLSPALPPKDAHSFVGAALQGDKNTTNPLYTLASTALESGTMETEEERLSKIQHALLCCELQNLRSPSKDQLLFHVDCFYDDSRLPTVDTGKTVLGEVINQHYPQSPQKSQAVIKPVLTNRGQIQESPLFAPRADSGFSSHVTDTTRPQPQSEDQSPLLLARGCSQSQEELMVCFSQALVDFTKNTRLYRNSTESLDGSESSSPFGPSLSALPAIVTFDVVDMENEGECEQQTELVEEEEELASPYEPFEDDGCYLQQDAFAECDQRTFDAYEQSLLLSNPWGIASLPRHLSLGRPCPPVPAPLALNRRSRSLDTDSLEFKSELYTSVTNYDSKGAAFSQRRTNDCGDMPLQKQPCRVTIDSWRRGYGRGFDANSSKQEPKVPHVSQSTVRPSHLPLKNNCRKHNLPVATRVDGEGEILFGGGDALYPCSYPPAGTQWKNRPVGVTQGVPHLRSEQSTDHREITMKNRRGDLEGSFTLAPPKL